A single genomic interval of Rhodopseudomonas palustris harbors:
- the murJ gene encoding murein biosynthesis integral membrane protein MurJ translates to MLKRIFTVGGFTLLSRLTGFARDIMLAAILGAGPVADAFFVALRLPNHFRAIFAEGAFNAAFVPAYAHVHGEKGEASAKLFADRIFTLLFLSQLVLLAVALAFMPQMMSILAPGFTDDPEQRALAIELTRITFPYLLLITLVTLYGGILNVMQRFASAAAASIFLNISMMATLTLAAFFPSAGHAAAWGVLISGVLQYFLLAGDLSLHGGLPRFARPKLDEDVRAFFRALGPATLGSMGTQLALFADTIIATFLPAGALSALYYADRLNQLPIGVIGIAIGTVLLPEMSRQLTAGDDVGAKASQRRAFEFTLLFSVPFVAAFLTVPDEIMRAMFARGAFTRADAISAGTTLAAYAIALIPFVLIRSAVAPFYARKDTATPVKAALTGVATNVVLKFALMGSLAQVGLALATAAGAWINLLLVIFFSVRAGYLEFDRELVRAILKFGIIGVLLGAALWLTAWLAPPYLALLPALRSEAALALLILVGAVIYGAAILILFGPRWIKRLLRG, encoded by the coding sequence ATGCTCAAGCGCATCTTCACCGTCGGCGGCTTCACCCTACTGTCGCGCCTGACCGGGTTTGCCCGCGACATCATGCTGGCGGCAATCCTCGGCGCCGGTCCGGTGGCGGATGCGTTCTTCGTCGCGCTGCGACTGCCGAATCATTTCCGCGCGATCTTCGCCGAGGGTGCGTTCAACGCTGCCTTCGTGCCGGCCTATGCGCATGTCCACGGCGAGAAGGGCGAGGCCTCGGCGAAGCTGTTCGCCGATCGTATCTTCACCCTGCTGTTTCTGTCGCAGCTGGTGCTGCTCGCCGTTGCGCTCGCCTTCATGCCGCAGATGATGAGCATCCTGGCGCCGGGTTTCACCGACGATCCGGAGCAGCGCGCGCTGGCGATCGAGCTGACGCGGATCACCTTTCCATATCTGCTGCTGATCACGCTGGTGACGCTGTACGGTGGCATCCTCAATGTGATGCAGCGCTTCGCCTCGGCGGCAGCCGCGTCGATCTTCCTCAACATCTCGATGATGGCAACGCTGACGCTCGCTGCGTTCTTTCCGAGCGCCGGCCACGCCGCCGCGTGGGGGGTGCTAATTTCGGGTGTACTGCAGTACTTCCTGCTCGCCGGCGACCTGTCGCTGCATGGCGGCCTGCCGAGGTTCGCCAGGCCGAAGCTCGACGAGGACGTCCGCGCATTCTTCCGCGCGCTGGGCCCGGCGACGCTTGGTTCGATGGGCACCCAGCTTGCGCTTTTCGCCGACACAATCATCGCGACCTTCCTGCCGGCCGGCGCGCTGTCGGCGCTGTACTATGCAGACCGGCTCAACCAGTTGCCGATCGGCGTGATCGGCATCGCGATCGGCACCGTGCTGCTGCCGGAGATGTCGCGGCAGCTCACCGCTGGTGATGATGTTGGCGCCAAGGCGTCGCAGCGCCGCGCGTTCGAATTCACGCTGCTGTTCTCGGTGCCGTTCGTCGCGGCCTTCCTCACCGTGCCGGACGAGATCATGCGGGCGATGTTCGCGCGCGGCGCTTTTACCCGCGCCGATGCGATCTCCGCCGGGACCACGCTGGCGGCCTATGCGATCGCGTTGATCCCGTTCGTGCTGATCCGCAGCGCGGTCGCGCCGTTCTATGCGCGCAAGGACACTGCGACGCCGGTGAAGGCGGCGCTGACCGGCGTCGCCACCAACGTCGTGCTGAAATTCGCGCTGATGGGCTCGCTGGCACAGGTCGGTCTGGCCCTCGCGACTGCTGCAGGAGCCTGGATCAATCTGTTGCTGGTGATCTTCTTCTCGGTGCGTGCCGGCTATCTGGAGTTCGATCGGGAGCTGGTGCGCGCGATCCTGAAGTTCGGCATCATCGGCGTTTTGCTCGGCGCCGCGTTGTGGCTGACCGCTTGGTTGGCGCCGCCGTATCTCGCATTGTTGCCTGCACTGCGCAGCGAAGCCGCGCTGGCGCTGTTGATCCTGGTCGGCGCCGTCATCTACGGCGCCGCAATCCTGATCCTGTTCGGGCCGCGCTGGATCAAGCGCCTGCTGCGCGGCTGA
- a CDS encoding DegT/DnrJ/EryC1/StrS family aminotransferase, giving the protein MNQHLRNDPVPFIDVGAQRRRLGAGIDEAVGKVLNHCQFLNGPEVIELEAKLAAFAGARHVVTCSSGTDALLMVLMAKGIGPGDAVLCPSFTFCATGEAVALTGATPLFVDVDEVTFNIDIASLKRGIGTAKKLGLKPRAIIPVDLFGQAADHTAVGAVAADEGLFVLDDAAQGFGASHRGQKLGSFGLATATSFFPAKPLGCFGDGGAIFTDDSEFAEALKSVRVHGQGSDKYDNVRLGLTGRLDTIQAAILLQKLTIFEDEIAARNVVAERYSKALADVVTVPRLAEDCTSVWAQYTIRLPHGVDRDGFAAALKAQGIPTAIYYPKSMHQQTAYRGFPVADGGLPVCERLSRDVIALPMHAYLDAPTQDRVIQAVRGALGR; this is encoded by the coding sequence ATGAATCAGCATCTCCGCAACGACCCGGTGCCCTTCATCGATGTCGGCGCTCAGCGCCGCAGGTTAGGGGCCGGCATCGACGAGGCGGTCGGCAAGGTGCTGAACCATTGCCAGTTCCTCAACGGTCCGGAAGTGATCGAGCTGGAGGCAAAGCTTGCCGCGTTTGCCGGCGCGCGCCATGTCGTGACCTGCTCCAGCGGCACCGATGCGCTGCTGATGGTGCTGATGGCCAAGGGCATCGGTCCCGGCGATGCGGTGCTGTGCCCCTCGTTCACCTTCTGCGCGACCGGTGAAGCGGTGGCGCTGACCGGCGCGACGCCGCTGTTCGTCGACGTCGACGAAGTCACCTTCAATATCGACATCGCCTCGCTGAAGCGCGGCATCGGTACCGCCAAGAAGCTCGGGCTGAAGCCGCGGGCGATCATTCCGGTCGACCTGTTCGGCCAAGCCGCCGATCACACCGCGGTCGGCGCGGTCGCAGCCGATGAAGGGCTGTTCGTGCTCGACGACGCGGCGCAGGGCTTTGGCGCCAGCCATCGCGGCCAGAAGCTCGGCAGCTTCGGCCTCGCCACCGCCACCAGCTTCTTCCCGGCCAAACCGCTCGGCTGCTTCGGCGATGGCGGCGCGATCTTCACCGACGATTCCGAATTCGCCGAGGCGCTGAAGAGCGTTCGCGTCCACGGCCAGGGCAGCGACAAATACGATAACGTCCGGCTCGGCCTCACCGGCCGTCTCGATACCATTCAGGCCGCGATCCTGCTGCAGAAGCTGACGATCTTCGAAGACGAGATCGCGGCGCGCAACGTCGTCGCCGAGCGCTATTCGAAGGCGCTCGCCGATGTTGTCACCGTTCCGCGGCTTGCCGAGGACTGCACCTCGGTGTGGGCGCAGTACACCATCCGGCTGCCGCATGGCGTCGATCGCGATGGTTTTGCCGCGGCGCTGAAGGCGCAAGGCATCCCGACCGCGATCTACTATCCGAAGTCGATGCATCAGCAGACCGCGTATCGCGGCTTCCCGGTTGCCGATGGCGGCCTGCCGGTGTGCGAGCGGCTGTCGCGTGACGTCATCGCCCTGCCGATGCACGCTTATCTCGACGCGCCGACGCAGGATCGCGTGATCCAGGCCGTGCGCGGCGCGCTGGGGCGGTAA
- a CDS encoding Gfo/Idh/MocA family protein: MTSSTETAKTPSLRIGVIGAGVMGTNHGRVLAGLPGVSLVGIVDPLPEHRDRAVELIGCKTFATLDELLLAGVDAVTIAAPTHLHHEVALTCIGRGIHVLVEKPIASTVAEGREIVAAAEKAGVTLMVGHVERFNPAVAAIKQAIRDEDILSIGITRVGPFPPRMSNVGVVIDLAVHDIDLIRWFTDSEITEVQPQLSSAIAEREDIALLQFRTASGVLAHINTNWLTPFKARTVTVATRGKYVMGDLLTRQVTECFGFKADGSYSMRHLPVGHDEPLRAELIAFVNAVSSNGPPAVTGEEGVASLEIAIQCLDQPARPAATAAAPRRAAG; this comes from the coding sequence ATGACTTCCAGCACTGAAACGGCCAAAACCCCCTCGCTCCGGATCGGCGTAATCGGCGCTGGGGTGATGGGCACCAACCATGGGCGTGTGCTTGCTGGGCTGCCGGGCGTTTCGCTGGTCGGGATCGTCGATCCGCTACCGGAACACCGCGACCGCGCGGTCGAGCTGATCGGCTGTAAGACCTTCGCAACGCTTGACGAATTGCTGCTGGCGGGGGTCGACGCGGTGACCATCGCAGCCCCCACCCACCTGCATCACGAAGTGGCGCTGACCTGCATCGGTCGCGGTATTCACGTGTTGGTCGAGAAGCCGATTGCCTCGACGGTGGCCGAAGGCCGCGAGATCGTCGCCGCCGCCGAGAAGGCCGGCGTCACCCTGATGGTCGGCCATGTCGAACGCTTCAATCCGGCGGTCGCGGCGATCAAGCAGGCGATTCGCGACGAGGACATCCTGTCGATCGGCATCACTCGGGTCGGCCCGTTCCCGCCGCGGATGTCGAACGTCGGCGTGGTGATCGATCTGGCCGTCCACGACATCGACCTGATCCGCTGGTTCACCGACTCGGAGATCACCGAGGTGCAGCCGCAGCTTTCGAGCGCGATCGCCGAGCGCGAGGACATCGCGCTGCTGCAGTTCCGCACCGCTTCGGGCGTGCTCGCCCACATCAACACCAATTGGCTGACCCCGTTCAAGGCGCGCACCGTGACGGTCGCGACCCGCGGCAAATATGTGATGGGCGACCTGCTGACCCGTCAGGTCACGGAGTGCTTCGGCTTCAAGGCCGACGGCAGCTATTCGATGCGGCATCTTCCGGTCGGGCACGACGAGCCGCTGCGCGCCGAGCTGATTGCCTTCGTCAATGCGGTGAGCAGCAACGGTCCTCCCGCCGTCACTGGCGAGGAGGGCGTCGCTAGCCTCGAAATCGCGATTCAGTGTCTCGATCAGCCCGCCCGGCCCGCGGCGACCGCTGCCGCGCCGCGCCGCGCCGCCGGCTAG
- a CDS encoding NAD-dependent epimerase — translation MAETAVLVTGAAGFIGYHVARELLEAGNVVVGLDSLNDYYDPALKQARLDLLTPYPGFSFVRADLSDRAAIADLFAKHRFPVVIHLAAQAGVRHSLSHPHDYADSNLEGFLNVLEGCRHNGCSHLIYASSSSVYGANTKLPFSVDDPTDHPISLYAATKKANELMAHCYSHLYRLPTTGLRFFTIYGPWYRPDMALYLFARAITEGRPIKLFNHGKMRRDFTFVDDVTRVVTKLMTLVPTAEPGQNGGAPARVYNVGNHSPEELMHVVALLERELGRPAIKEMLPMQPGDVPETFADVEALFRDVGFRPSTPIEDGVRAFVRWFRDYHRV, via the coding sequence ATGGCAGAGACAGCGGTCCTGGTCACGGGAGCGGCAGGCTTCATCGGGTATCACGTCGCCCGCGAGTTGCTGGAGGCTGGCAACGTGGTGGTCGGCCTGGACAGCCTCAACGACTATTACGACCCGGCGCTGAAGCAGGCCCGGCTCGATCTGCTGACGCCTTATCCCGGTTTCAGCTTTGTGCGTGCCGATCTGTCCGACAGGGCGGCGATCGCGGACTTGTTCGCAAAACACCGCTTTCCCGTGGTGATCCACCTCGCTGCCCAGGCCGGGGTGCGGCATTCGCTCAGCCATCCGCACGATTATGCCGACTCCAATCTGGAAGGCTTCCTCAACGTGTTGGAGGGCTGCCGGCACAATGGCTGCAGCCACCTGATCTACGCGTCCTCGTCGTCGGTCTACGGCGCCAATACCAAGCTGCCGTTCTCGGTGGATGATCCGACCGACCACCCGATCAGCCTGTATGCGGCGACCAAAAAAGCCAACGAGTTGATGGCGCATTGCTACAGCCATCTGTACCGGCTGCCGACCACCGGCCTGCGGTTCTTTACGATCTACGGACCATGGTACCGGCCGGATATGGCGCTCTACCTGTTCGCCAGGGCCATCACCGAAGGGCGTCCAATCAAGCTGTTCAACCACGGCAAAATGCGGCGTGACTTCACGTTCGTCGATGACGTCACCCGCGTCGTGACTAAGCTGATGACGCTGGTGCCGACCGCCGAGCCCGGCCAGAACGGCGGTGCGCCCGCTCGGGTCTACAATGTCGGCAACCACAGCCCGGAAGAGTTGATGCATGTGGTCGCGCTGCTTGAGCGCGAGCTTGGGCGTCCGGCGATCAAGGAGATGCTGCCGATGCAGCCAGGCGACGTGCCGGAGACGTTTGCGGACGTCGAAGCCCTGTTCCGGGACGTCGGCTTCCGGCCTTCGACCCCGATCGAGGACGGGGTCCGCGCTTTCGTAAGATGGTTTCGCGACTACCACAGGGTGTAG
- a CDS encoding lysylphosphatidylglycerol synthase transmembrane domain-containing protein, whose product MRRFLLSAAKILVSAALLYLALRKTDFAALAVRIDATSLGWLAAAVAATIFQLFVNAVRWRAIGACCEAPLTTGRSMRYAMIGSFFNQTLPSAIGGDAVRVWLLARAGAGWRAATYSVFVDRATGLIALSAIIFVTLPWTLRLIDNADGRLGLMLLDFAALGAGVVFLTLPFLRFGLLDRIWATRHMRGCSEVALKALSSPKSAAILIATSLIIPILAVVIAWCVARAIESPSSFVQLFELVPPIMLITMIPISIAGWGVREASMGLAFGYAGLNPSDGVAVSLLFGAVYFVVGGIGGLIWIMSAEKAAKGDAPIEVPE is encoded by the coding sequence ATGCGCCGGTTTCTGCTTTCAGCAGCCAAGATCCTGGTTTCAGCGGCGCTCTTGTATCTAGCGCTCCGGAAGACCGATTTTGCCGCCCTCGCCGTACGGATCGACGCGACCAGCTTGGGCTGGCTGGCGGCCGCGGTCGCTGCCACGATCTTCCAACTGTTCGTCAACGCCGTGCGCTGGCGCGCGATCGGTGCGTGCTGCGAAGCACCGCTGACGACCGGACGATCGATGCGCTACGCGATGATCGGTTCCTTCTTCAATCAGACGTTGCCGTCCGCAATTGGCGGTGACGCGGTGCGGGTCTGGCTACTTGCGCGGGCCGGCGCCGGTTGGCGCGCCGCCACCTATTCGGTGTTCGTCGATCGGGCGACCGGATTGATCGCCTTGTCGGCGATCATCTTTGTGACACTGCCGTGGACGCTGCGATTGATCGACAATGCGGACGGCCGTCTCGGATTGATGCTGCTGGATTTTGCCGCACTCGGCGCCGGCGTCGTGTTCCTGACCTTGCCGTTTCTGCGGTTTGGCTTGCTCGACCGGATCTGGGCCACCCGCCATATGCGTGGCTGCTCCGAAGTCGCCCTGAAAGCTCTATCGTCTCCGAAAAGCGCGGCGATCCTGATCGCCACTTCTTTGATCATTCCGATCCTTGCGGTGGTGATCGCCTGGTGCGTGGCTCGAGCGATCGAATCGCCAAGCAGCTTCGTGCAACTGTTCGAACTCGTCCCGCCGATCATGCTGATCACCATGATCCCGATTTCGATCGCCGGCTGGGGCGTGCGCGAAGCCAGCATGGGATTGGCGTTCGGTTACGCCGGCCTCAACCCCAGCGACGGCGTGGCAGTGTCGCTGCTGTTCGGTGCCGTGTATTTCGTCGTCGGCGGCATCGGCGGGCTGATCTGGATCATGAGCGCCGAAAAAGCCGCAAAGGGCGATGCGCCGATCGAGGTTCCGGAGTAG
- a CDS encoding glycosyl transferase, producing the protein MGTSLVALLAFMSATFGCALLTWALMPLLARYALARPNARSSHKIPTPQGAGIAVVAATLVVTTFSVGPTTPAFLGLIPLFVAAIVIGIVGAVDDIRPIPVLPRFALQALCVGAVVLTLPSDQQIIPALPLWLERAALLIGGLWFVNLVNFMDGLDWMTVAEGVPVTAALVVLGLLGALTQSPMLLAAALGGALLGFGPFNRPGAAKVFLGDVGSLPIGLLLGWCLLQLALQGHVAAALLLPLYYLADSTLTLLRRVLRREPFWLAHRSHFYQRATDNGFSVREVVGLVCLANLALAALAGISIALNSGAADGILIGVGSAMVGALLMRFARCKGVTL; encoded by the coding sequence ATGGGAACAAGCCTGGTCGCGCTGCTCGCCTTTATGTCCGCAACATTCGGATGCGCCTTACTCACCTGGGCGCTGATGCCCCTATTGGCCCGCTACGCGCTGGCCCGCCCGAACGCGCGCTCGTCGCACAAGATTCCAACACCGCAGGGCGCCGGAATTGCAGTCGTCGCAGCGACGCTGGTCGTCACCACATTCTCTGTCGGACCGACAACTCCCGCGTTCCTGGGATTAATCCCGCTGTTCGTTGCAGCAATCGTGATCGGAATTGTCGGCGCGGTCGACGACATCCGGCCGATCCCCGTGCTGCCACGGTTTGCGCTCCAGGCACTGTGCGTCGGAGCGGTCGTGCTCACATTACCCTCCGACCAGCAGATCATCCCCGCCCTACCGCTGTGGCTCGAACGCGCGGCGCTGCTGATCGGCGGCTTGTGGTTCGTTAACCTTGTCAACTTCATGGACGGGCTCGACTGGATGACGGTCGCCGAAGGCGTGCCGGTGACGGCCGCCCTGGTGGTTCTCGGCTTGCTCGGTGCGCTGACGCAGTCCCCTATGCTACTTGCGGCTGCGCTCGGCGGAGCGCTCCTTGGTTTCGGGCCTTTCAATCGGCCGGGAGCTGCGAAAGTCTTTCTTGGCGACGTCGGCAGCTTGCCGATCGGGCTTCTCCTCGGCTGGTGCCTGCTGCAGCTCGCCTTGCAGGGACACGTCGCGGCGGCACTGCTCTTGCCGCTGTACTACCTCGCCGACAGCACCCTTACGCTGCTGCGACGGGTGCTACGCCGCGAACCGTTCTGGCTAGCGCACCGGTCGCATTTCTACCAACGAGCCACAGACAACGGCTTTTCCGTCCGCGAGGTTGTTGGGCTTGTCTGCCTGGCAAACTTGGCATTGGCAGCGCTAGCGGGAATATCAATTGCACTGAATTCCGGCGCCGCTGATGGCATACTAATTGGTGTAGGCAGCGCAATGGTCGGGGCTCTGTTGATGAGGTTCGCACGCTGTAAGGGCGTGACGCTTTAG
- a CDS encoding polysaccharide biosynthesis protein translates to MLAPISSFSYRNWLIAAHDALATAAAVLLSFYLRFDGENLVDRLPLLLNVLPYFVFFSFFVCYVFQLTTTKWRFISIPDLLNILRAATTLTVALLVLDYIFLAPNIYGAFFLGKTTIVLYWFLEVFFLAGSRLAYRYFRYTRTRNKARRTDAAPTLLVGRAADAEVFLRGIESGAVNRLWAVGILSPASSDRGQSIRSIPVLGGLDDLADVVQDFAGRNRPIRHVVMTPSAFEKDAEPEAILMKARKLGLTVSRLPSLEESRDAPRLAPVAVEDLLLRPSVNIDYSRLEELLRGKAIAVTGGGGSIGHEMCDRVATFGAARLLVIEHSEPALYAATEALAARASSTKIEGRIADIRDRARIFQLFNDFKPDLVFHAAALKHVPILERDWGEGVKTNIFGSVNVADAARASGAEAMVMISTDKAIEPVSMLGLTKRFAELYCQALDRELTTSLGDKPAMRLISVRFGNVLASNGSVVPKFKAQIEAGGPVTVTHPDMVRYFMTIREACDLVITAATHALRSKHAEASVFVLSMGQPVKIVELAERMIRLSGLQPGYDIEIVFTGVRPGERLHEILFAEHEPTTQIGIPGIMAACPNELPLPALREGLAALESAIKAGHHDEVLAILKGAVPEFRVEPNAIAS, encoded by the coding sequence CTCAGTTTTTATCTTCGGTTCGATGGCGAGAATCTGGTCGATCGTCTGCCGCTGTTGCTGAACGTTCTGCCCTACTTCGTCTTCTTCAGTTTCTTTGTTTGCTATGTTTTTCAGCTAACCACGACCAAGTGGCGTTTCATCTCGATTCCTGACCTGCTCAACATTTTGAGAGCAGCGACCACTTTGACAGTTGCACTTCTGGTGCTTGACTACATTTTTCTTGCGCCGAATATCTACGGTGCGTTCTTCCTCGGGAAAACCACGATCGTTTTGTATTGGTTTCTCGAGGTGTTCTTCCTCGCAGGTTCCCGCCTCGCTTATCGCTACTTCCGCTACACCCGCACGCGAAACAAGGCTCGCCGGACGGATGCAGCGCCGACGCTATTGGTTGGCCGGGCTGCTGATGCAGAGGTGTTTCTGCGAGGTATTGAAAGTGGAGCGGTCAACAGACTTTGGGCGGTCGGCATTTTGTCCCCCGCGTCATCTGATCGGGGGCAGTCAATCCGCAGCATTCCCGTGCTTGGTGGGCTCGACGATTTGGCGGATGTCGTGCAGGATTTTGCTGGTCGGAATAGGCCGATCCGCCATGTGGTGATGACGCCGTCAGCGTTTGAGAAAGACGCTGAGCCCGAGGCGATTTTGATGAAGGCTCGCAAGCTGGGACTCACAGTCAGTCGGTTGCCTTCGCTCGAAGAAAGCCGCGACGCACCGCGCTTGGCACCGGTTGCTGTCGAGGATCTTTTGCTGAGGCCCAGTGTTAATATCGACTACTCCAGACTGGAGGAATTGCTTCGCGGAAAAGCGATCGCGGTTACGGGTGGCGGGGGGTCGATAGGGCACGAAATGTGCGACCGAGTCGCCACTTTTGGTGCCGCCCGGTTGCTGGTAATCGAGCATTCGGAACCCGCGCTTTACGCTGCAACCGAAGCCTTAGCTGCCCGAGCGAGCAGCACAAAAATCGAGGGCCGGATCGCAGATATCCGCGATCGCGCACGTATATTTCAGCTGTTTAACGACTTCAAACCTGATCTTGTGTTCCACGCCGCCGCTCTGAAGCATGTGCCAATCCTTGAGCGCGACTGGGGCGAGGGCGTCAAGACCAATATTTTCGGCTCGGTCAACGTGGCCGATGCGGCGCGAGCGTCCGGCGCCGAGGCGATGGTGATGATTTCGACCGACAAGGCGATCGAGCCGGTGTCGATGCTCGGCCTCACCAAGCGGTTCGCCGAACTGTATTGCCAGGCGCTCGATCGTGAACTCACCACTTCTCTGGGTGACAAGCCGGCAATGCGGCTGATCTCGGTGCGGTTCGGCAACGTGCTGGCGTCGAACGGCTCGGTTGTGCCGAAGTTCAAGGCGCAGATCGAAGCCGGTGGACCGGTGACAGTGACGCATCCGGACATGGTGCGCTACTTCATGACCATCCGCGAGGCCTGCGATCTTGTCATCACTGCTGCGACCCACGCTCTTAGGTCAAAGCATGCCGAGGCGTCTGTGTTCGTGCTGAGCATGGGCCAGCCGGTGAAGATCGTCGAACTGGCAGAACGGATGATCCGGCTGTCGGGTCTGCAGCCCGGTTACGACATCGAGATCGTTTTCACCGGCGTCCGCCCGGGTGAACGGTTGCACGAAATTCTGTTCGCCGAACATGAACCCACCACGCAGATCGGCATTCCGGGCATTATGGCAGCGTGTCCAAACGAACTGCCTTTGCCAGCGCTGCGCGAAGGACTCGCCGCACTCGAAAGCGCGATCAAAGCAGGGCACCACGACGAGGTTCTCGCGATCTTGAAAGGGGCGGTGCCTGAATTTCGGGTCGAACCGAACGCTATAGCGTCGTAG